From Lolium perenne isolate Kyuss_39 chromosome 5, Kyuss_2.0, whole genome shotgun sequence, a single genomic window includes:
- the LOC139831559 gene encoding uncharacterized protein — protein sequence MTRPSSPFRRIVIQGEDGSVFVLNIGVHGSATIVSLVRVSVRTSAWPLYMVKMWARGPPPSSKADCKRDVERMAANASSSASPGAVPVEELTPFLVVPGPYLVGDGSPKQLRLYIRMCKHM from the coding sequence atgacgcGCCCGAGTTCGCCGTTCAGGCGTATCGTCATCCAAGGGGAGGACGGCTCAGTGTTCGTCCTGAACATCGGCGTGCACGGCTCGGCCACTATCGTGTCTTTGGTGCGCGTCAGCGTGCGCACATCTGCGTGGCCGTTGTACATGGTGAAGATGTGGGCGCGTggcccgccgccgtcctcgaaaGCGGATTGCAAGCGGGATGTCGAGAGGATGGCTGCCAATGCTTCTAGCAGCGCGTCGCCGGGCGCCGTCCCGGTTGAGGAGCTTACGCCGTTCCTCGTGgtgccggggccatacctcgtCGGTGATGGATCGCCCAAGCAGCTACGTCTCTACATTCGCATGTGCAAGCACATGTAG